One genomic window of bacterium includes the following:
- a CDS encoding aminotransferase class I/II-fold pyridoxal phosphate-dependent enzyme, with product MVERSKRLEKIPPYLFGEIARIKQKALSEGKDIIDLGIGDPDQPTPMPIIEALAKSAHNPDTHRYDESPLGQPEFLQAAARWYKKETGQVLDPESEILLLIGSKEGLAHVAWAYLDPGDLSIVPNPAYTVYKVNSQMAGADVYEMPLVAENGFLPDIDAIPADVANRAKLMFLNYPNNPTGAVATREFYQKAVDFAHKYNVLLINDCAYFTVTYDGFKHPSLLEIPGAREVTLEFHSLSKMFNMTGWRAGFAIGDKDAVA from the coding sequence TCGGATTAAGCAGAAGGCTTTATCAGAGGGAAAAGATATTATTGACCTGGGTATCGGCGATCCCGATCAGCCGACGCCAATGCCCATTATCGAGGCATTAGCCAAGTCGGCTCATAATCCCGATACCCATCGCTATGATGAATCGCCTTTAGGCCAGCCCGAATTCTTACAGGCGGCAGCGCGTTGGTATAAGAAAGAAACGGGACAAGTCCTCGACCCAGAGTCGGAGATACTTCTGCTTATAGGCTCAAAAGAAGGCTTGGCGCATGTTGCATGGGCATATCTTGACCCCGGCGATTTATCTATCGTGCCGAACCCTGCGTACACCGTCTATAAGGTGAACTCGCAAATGGCAGGCGCTGATGTTTACGAGATGCCGCTGGTTGCAGAGAATGGTTTCCTTCCTGACATAGATGCTATCCCTGCAGACGTGGCCAATCGGGCGAAGCTTATGTTCCTGAATTATCCCAACAATCCAACCGGCGCAGTGGCTACCCGTGAGTTCTATCAGAAGGCAGTTGATTTCGCTCACAAGTATAACGTGTTGCTTATCAATGACTGCGCCTATTTTACGGTGACTTATGATGGCTTCAAGCATCCGAGTTTGTTGGAAATCCCCGGCGCTCGTGAGGTAACGCTTGAGTTCCATTCACTTTCGAAAATGTTCAACATGACCGGTTGGCGCGCGGGTTTTGCGATTGGCGATAAGGATGCTGTTGCTG